From Pagrus major chromosome 18, Pma_NU_1.0, a single genomic window includes:
- the f9a gene encoding coagulation factor IXa, whose translation MCIRISELFGMAPFFNLSFLCLLLLDLQLGYGAPAPASGPVFLSGEAADNVLRRQKRYNTGIFEEVMEGDLERECMEEVCDLEEAREIFENDDKTMAFWAGYIDGNQCESSPCQNQGSCKDQLGYYTCSCTTGFTGRNCEIVVAKRCDLNNGACMHFCESMGTFGAKCSCARGYRLMKDGLNCEPETEFPCGRTALTPWASGFTRSLPGHENASLENTTSTTSPPSTPASTTASLPATSDPTEDPSLKELPWWMQIDPSDDPPRAVRRIVGGEVVIPGEIPWQVALIARPSGQLFCGGSILSERWVITAAHCLVEGKGSFFIRVGEHSVYIHEDTEQDLEVLEQHLHPRYNANISLYNHDIALIYLKTPITYSPTVRPICIGPKAFTEALVKESSPATVSGWGRTRFLGSTADTLQKVEVPFTERTECKRSSSARITPVMFCAGYYDEAKDACQGDSGGPHANSFHDTWFLTGIVSWGEECAKDGKYGVYTRLSLYYRWIKHVMAITNHRLALDVEDPDPEP comes from the exons atgtgtatcaGGATATCAGAGCTGTTTGGAATGGcaccattttttaatttatctttCTTATGTTTGCTGCTTTTGGACCTTCAGCTGGGCTATGGAG CTCCGGCTCCAGCCTCAGGTCCAGTGTTCCTGTCCGGTGAGGCAGCCGACAACGTTTTGAGGAGACAAAAACGCTACAACACTGGAATATTTGAGGAGGTGATGGAAGGCGACTTAGAGAGAGAGTGTATGGAGGAAGTATGTGACCTGGAAGAGGCGAGGGAGATCTTTGAGAACGATGACAAAACG ATGGCGTTCTGGGCGGGGTATATAG ATGGCAATCAGTGTGAATCAAGCCCCTGTCAGAACCAGGGGTCATGCAAGGACCAGCTTGGCTACTACACCTGCTCGTGTACGACCGGCTTCACTGGTAGGAACTGTGAGATTG TTGTAGCAAAAAGGTGTGATTTGAACAACGGAGCCTGTATGCACTTCTGTGAGTCAATGGGAACCTTCGGAGCCAAATGCTCCTGTGCGAGAGGATACAGGCTGATGAAGGACGGGCTGAACTGTGAACCAGAAA CTGAATTCCCATGTGGCAGAACCGCCCTGACACCATGGGCTTCAGGATTCACAAGATCTCTGCCTGGCCATGAGAACGCAAGCCTGGAGAACACCACCTCTACTACATCCCCTCCCTCGACACCAGCCAGTACCACGGCGTCTTTACCAGCCACAAGCGACCCTACGGAAGACCCATCCCTGAAGGAATTGCCCTGGTGGATGCAAATTGACCCCTCTGACGACCCGCCAAGGGCTGTTAGACGCATTGTTGGTGGCGAGGTGGTAATTCCAGGAGAGATCCCATGGCAG GTAGCCTTGATAGCACGTCCCAGCGGTCAGTTATTCTGCGGGGGCTCTATCCTCAGTGAGCGCTGGGTTatcactgctgctcactgccTGGTGGAGGGGAAAGGCTCCTTCTTCATCAGAGTGG GGGAGCATAGCGTCTACATCCATGAAGACACAGAGCAGGATCTTGAGGTGTTGGAGCAGCACTTACACCCACGCTACAACGCCAACATAAGCTTGTACAACCACGACATCGCCCTGATTTACCTCAAAACCCCTATCACCTACTCCCCAACAGTCCGGCCCATCTGCATAGGGCCCAAGGCTTTCACAGAGGCCCTGGTGAAGGAGAGTTCCCCGGCTACGGTCAGCGGCTGGGGCCGAACACGCTTCCTCGGATCTACTGCTGACACTTTACAGAAGGTCGAGGTTCCCTTCACAGAACGGACAGAGTGTAAGCGCAGCAGCAGTGCCAGGATCACTCCCGTCATGTTCTGTGCAGGATATTATGATGAGGCCAAAGATGCCTGTCAGGGCGACAGTGGAGGTCCTCACGCAAACAGTTTTCATGACACGTGGTTCTTGACGGGCATTGTGAGCTGGGGGGAAGAGTGTGCAAAGGACGGGAAATATGGCGTGTACACTCGTCTGTCTCTTTATTACCGCTGGATAAAACATGTCATGGCAATAACTAACCATAGGCTGGCATTGGATGTGGAGGACCCTGACCCTGAGCCTTAA